The genomic interval AAAAAAGTATTTGGAAACTTAAAATCAAAACATGCTGTAATTGTAGGAGCAGGCGAGATGAGCGAACTTTCATTGCTTAACTTGTTGGGTGCTGGAATCGATAATATTACAGTTGTGAACAGAACTAAAGAACGTGCACAGCAACTTGCTGAAAAACATCAAACACAATATGCAGATTTAAGTAATTTAAATGAATTACTTGTTAACGCTGATATTGTAATCAGTTCAACAAGTGCACAAAATTATGTAATTACTCAAGAAATGATGAATAATGTTTTAGACCAACGTCGTCATGAGCCTATGGTGTTAATAGATATTGCGGTACCTAGAGATATAGATCCAGCAATTGAATCAGATATGAATGTATTCAGCTATGATATAGATGATTTGAAAGGTTTAGTAGATGCTAACTTAAGAGAACGTCAAGCAGCTGCAGATCAAATTGCTGAACAAATACCAGCAGAGATTAATGAACATAATGATTGGGTTAATATGTTGGGCGTTGTTCCTGTAATCCGTGCACTTCGAGAAAAAGCAATGCATATTCAACAAGATACTATGGATAGTATTGACCGAAAATTACCGGATTTAAGCGAACGTGAACGTAAAGTGATTTCTAAACATACTAAAAGTATTATCAATCAAATGTTGAAAGACCCTATTAAACAGGCAAAAGAATTGAGTAACGATAAGAATAGCAGTGAAAAATTAGAGCTGTTTCAAAACATTTTCGATATCGAAGCTGAAAGTGAATATAAAAAGAGTCTAGCGAAAAAAGAACGAAAACTCTCGGCAAGACATATTTTAGGTTTTGAATAAACAGCCTTAGTATGGTGATGATATGCAAGATATATTTTTCGTACGCTTCCATGAAGTAACGTTGCTGATATATTTACTCAGTATTTCTTGCTATTTTTATGATTTTTTTAAGAAGAATCATAAAATTAGAATGTTAGGTTTTTATACATTGGGGATTGTTTGGTTGTTTCAAACAATCTCTTTGTCTTTATATGTGAATAGTGTGCAATCGGTGCCTCTAGGCTCCGTATTTGATGTATTCTATTTTTTAAATTGGCTGATATTATCCATTTCGATAGTTATCAGCGTTGTTAAACAACTGGACTTCTCAATATTTTTGTTCAATGCAATTGGCTTTGTTGTTATGACTATTCATACTTTCAGACCGAATGAAACGTTTATTCAACATGCTGAATTTAATGTGAATCATGAATTATTAATTATTCATGTATCACTAGCTATTATCAGTTATGCATTATTTTCTTTAGCGTTTGTTAACGGTGCTTTGTATGTACTTCAATATCGTAACCTTAAACAGAAGCATTTTGACCAAAAGTATTTTAGAATAGGCAGTGTGTACAACCTAGAGAAAATGATGTTTTATTCGACACTCATCGGTTTAATTATTTTGATTATCGGTGTGATTTTAGGTGCACAGTGGGGCTTTCAAACAATAGGGTTAGCAATTTTGCTTGATCCGAAAGTCATTTCATCAATTATTTTAATGATTTGTTATGCCGTATATATAATTTTGCGTACTAAAAAATGGGTAAGTCCCTTAAACCAAGTCTTGTTTAATATGTTGATATATATGTTCAGTATGTTTAACTTAATATTTATCTCTCACTTCCCAAACTTTTTTGGTTAGTGAATGACCAGATTGAATTGGAGGAATATTTATGCGTAAGCTTGTGGTTGGTTCGCGCAGAAGTAAATTAGCATTGACGCAAAGTCGTCAATTTATTGAAAGATTAAAGAAAGTAGAACCTGACTTAGATATAGAAATAAAGGAAATAGTAACTAAGGGCGACCGTATCGTAGATAAACAATTATCTAAAGTTGGCGGTAAAGGTTTATTTGTGAAAGAAATCCAACAAGAGTTGTTCGATCACGAAATAGATATGGCCATTCACTCATTAAAAGATGTGCCAAGCGAATTGCCAGATGGATTAACTTTAGGATGTATTCCTGATAGAGAAATTCCATTTGATGCATTTATTTCGAAAAATCATGTTCAATTAGCAGATTTACCGGATGGAAGTATTGTTGGAACAAGTTCTTTACGACGTGGTGCACAAATTCTAGCGAAATATCCTAATTTGGAAATTAAATGGATTCGGGGTAATATTGATACGCGTTTGAGTAAATTAGAAACTGAAGACTACGATGCTATCATTTTAGCTGCAGCTGGACTTCGCAGAATGGGTTGGTCAGATGATATTGTAACTGAATATTTAGATCCTGAACTACTTGTACCGGCTATCGGGCAAGGAGCCCTTGGTATAGAATGCAGAAGTGATGACACAGAACTTCTAGACTTATTGAGTAAAGTTCATAATCAACAAGTAGCTGAATGTGTAACAGCTGAACGTACTTTCTTAAAAGAAATGAACGGAAGTTGTCAAGTTCCGATTGGAGGATATGCGACAGTTGATGATAATGGTCGTTTGACTTTTACTGGGTTAATTATGTCTCCAGATGGAAAAGAAAGATTTGAGCAAACTGTGACTGGAAATGATCCTGTTGAACTTGGCAAAGAAGTCAGCGACATTTTAAAAGAACAAGGTGCAAAAGAAATTATTGATGCTCTGAATGAAGAGTCGTAATTCATAAACATCGGAGTTGATTACGAATGCAGGCGCCAGTGATTATGACGCAATCCAGCAATTTAAAAAGTGATTATGAAGATATTATCCATCTTCCGTTTATAAAAATAAGAACCTTGTCCTTTGACGAAGAGTTATTAAATTATCATTATGACTGGATTATCTTTTCATCTAAAAATGCTGTGAAATATTTTAGTGATTATTTTCAACAATTAAAAGTTGATCATGTCGCTGCTATTGGTAAAAAAACAAAAGATTACTGTAATCAAGTTGGAATATCTGTTGATTTTTTCCCTGAAAATTTTTCTCAAGAAGGGTTTATAAAGGAGTTCGAAGTGAATAAAGGAAACAGAATTATTATTCCTAGCAGTGCAGCTGCACGGCCATATTTACAAACTAAACTTCAAGAAAAAAATGCGGAGGTCACTAAAATAGATTTATATAAACCAGAGGCTTACAATGAAAATATAGAACAAGCCATTTCTTTACTGAAAAGAAATCTTGCAAGCGGCATAGCATTTGCAAGTTCTTCTGCAGCAGATTATTTTTTCAAAGAAGCTAAAAACTTGAATCTTGATTCAAATTATAATTATTATGCAATTGGTAAGCCTACTTTTGAGAAAATAGCAGAATATGGTTATACCGCAAAAATAGCTGAAGAACAAACGATTGATGGATTATTAAATATTATTAAAGAAAGTAGGAATCGTAAATGAGTTTTGATAGACATAGAAGACTACGTGCAAATAAAACAATCCGTAGCCTTGTCAGAGAAAATCACGTTAGAAAAGAAGATTTGATTTATCCAATATTTGTTGTGGAAAGAGATGACGTTAAAGAAGAAATTCCTTCCATGCCAGGTATTTATCAAATCAGCTTGAACCGTTTGGATGAAGAGTTGAAAGAAGCTTATGATTTAGGAATCAGAGCTGTCATTTTCTTCGGTGTTCCAAATGAAAAAGATTCCGTAGGCACTGGTGCATATGCGCATGAAGGTATTGTTCAACAAGCAACACGTAAATCTAAAAAATTATATCCAGATATGTTAGTAATTGCTGATACTTGCTTATGTGAGTATACAGATCATGGTCATTGCGGTTTAATTGATGAACATACTCATGATGTTGATAATGACAAATCATTACCGCTTCTAGTGAAAACAGCAGTTTCTCAAGTTGAAGCGGGCGCAGATATTATCGCTCCAAGTAATATGATGGATGGTTTCGTCACAGAAATCAGAAAAGGTTTAGATGAAGCAGGATACTATAATATTCCAATTATGAGCTATGGCATTAAATATGCTTCAAGTTTCTATGGTCCATTCCGTGATGCTGCAGAATCAACACCATCTTTTGGAGACCGCAAAACTTATCAAATGGATCCATCAAATCGTCGTGAAGCTTTATTAGAACTTGAAAGTGACTTGCATGAAGGTGCAGACATGATGATTGTGAAACCGTCATTAAGTTTCTTAGATATCATCAGAGATGTAAGAGAGAGAACTAATGTTCCAGTTATTGCTTACAATGTAAGCGGGGAATACAGCATGACTAAAGCTGCTGCATTACAAGGTTGGATTGATGAAGAACAAATCGTGATGGAACAAATGACTTCTATGAAACGTGCAGGCGCAGATATGATTATTACTTATTTCTCTAAAGATATCTGCCGTTATTTAGATAAGAAGGAGGATTAAAATGGGTTACGAAAAATCTATTGAAGCCTATGAAAAAGCAGAACAACTTATGCCGGGTGGTGTAAACAGCCCCGTTCGTGCATTTAAATCTGTAGATATGCCAGCTATTTTTATGGATCATGGTAAAGGTTCAAAAATTTACGATATCGATGGCAATGAATATATTGATTACGTACTAAGCTGGGGTCCTTTAATTCTAGGACACGAAAATCCGCAAGTAATTGAAAACTTGCATAAAGCAGTTGATAAAGGAACAAGTTTTGGTGCTTCAACACTTGAAGAAATCAAACTTGCTGAATTAGTGATAGATCGCGTTCCTTCTATTGAAAAAGTCAGAATGGTATCTTCTGGTACAGAAGCTACACAAGATACAATTCGTTTGGCTCGTGGTTATACTGGAAGAGACAAAATTGTAAAATTTGAAGGTTGCTACCATGGTCACAGTGATTCATTATTAATCAAAGCTGGTTCTGGTGTCGCAACTTTAGGTTTACCTGATTCTCCAGGAGTACCTGAAGGCACTGCCAAAAGTACAATTACTGTTCCTTACAATGATTTAGATGCTATTCGTAAAGCTTTTGAATTGTATGGTGACGATATTGCAGGAGTTATCGTTGAGCCTGTTGCAGGAAACATGGGTGTTGTACCGCCAGTTGAAGGTTTCTTACAAGGCTTACGCGATATTACGAATGAATATGGTTCTTTACTAATCTTTGATGAAGTTATGACTGGTTTCAGAGTAGGTTATAACTGTGCACAAGGTTATTTTGACGTCATTCCAGATTTAACTTGCTTAGGTAAAGTTATTGGAGGCGGCTTACCTGTAGGTGCATTCGGTGGTAAAAAAGAAATCATGGATAAAATTGCTCCTGTTGGTACAATTTATCAAGCAGGTACATTATCAGGAAACCCATTAGCAATGACTAGTGGTTATGAAACATTAAGCCAATTAACGCCAGAAAGCTATGAATATTTCAATGAATTAGGAGATTTGCTTGAAGAAGGATTGAAAAAAGTAGCTGCAAAACATAATGTACCAATGACAGTAAATAGAGCAGGTTCTATGATTGGTTATTTCTTAAACGATGGACCAGTGACTAACTTTGAACAAGCGAATAAAAGTGATTTAAAACTATTCTCTGAAATGTATCGTGAAATGGCTAAAGAAGGTGTCTTCTTACCACCATCTCAATTTGAGGGTACTTTCTTATCAACAGCACATACAAAAGAAGATATTGAACGTACAATCGAAGCATTTGATAAAGCCTTTGAAAGAATAACTAATAATTAATTAATAAAAATAACTCGAAAAATTATAAAAGTACATACCATTAGGTGTGTACTTTTATTTTTGGGCAATTTTGTAACGAGAATTAATGAAAAATGTTATCATTAACCTATCGAAAGAGAAGTCGGCGATTTAAGGATAGTGATAAAAGTGAATAAAAAATGGCTTAATAATATGATTGTTTTATTATTAGCAGTAGTTATTAGTTTGATTTTTTCAGCTTTGCATATCATGCTGCCATTTATGTTTGGTCCAATTATTGCCAGCATTATATGTATCAGAGTATTTAAATTAGATATACAATGGCCATTTTGGATCAGCCAACTTGGACTGATATTGCTCGGGGTGCAAATTGGTTCAACTTTTACCAAAACAGTAGTCAATGATATTGCACAAAACTGGTTTTCTATTATTTTAGTTACAGTGTTATTGCTAGTGTTAGCAATCTTAATTGCTTATTTCTTTAAAAAGATTGCACGTGTTAATACTGAAACCGCGTTATTAAGCGTAATACCAGGCGCTTTAAGTCAAATGTTAATCATGGCTGAAGAAGATAAACGCGCAAATATTTTAGTCGTAAGTCTGACGCAAACCTCACGTATTATATTTGTGGTGATTTTAATTCCGATGCTTTCATATTTTATGTCTAGCGGAAGTTCAACAGGCGGGGCGGCAAAAGCGGTAAAATTAAAACCGCTCAGCGAAGCACTTTCAATTTGGCAAATCGTCTTCTTAATTGTAGCTGTAGCAGTTGTTTATATCTTAATGGATAAAATTAATTTTCCAACTAAGCAATTATTAGCTCCTATTGTAGTATTAATTGCTTGGAATATGATTACGAATGCTACATTTACCTTAGACAATTATCTAATTGCAGGTGCACAAGTTGCCTATATGATTCGAATCGGAATTCAAATTTCTAAATTATTAAGTGATTTGAAAGGAAGAGTTGCTATTGCAATCGCTTTTCAAAATATCATGCTGATTTTATGTGCGTTCGTCATGGTCTATTTTGTTCATTTATTTAACCACATGTCGTTAAATGATTTATTCTTAGGTGCCGCACCGGGAGGAATGAGCCAAATTGTACTTGTCGCATTAGAAACACATGCAGATGTAGCGATTATTTCTAGTTTCCACATCTTCAGAATTTTTTTCATCTTATTCCTAATTGCACCAGCGATAAAATATTTCTTGAACTATACAGAACGTTCGTCCAAAAAATAAACAAAACTGCCTCTGAATTGAAAAGAGGCAGTTTTTCTATATTAATGAATTTCACCTAGTGCCTTTTTAATATCTTGATTGTCTTCAGAAATGACACCTATCGCAGCTTCTAATCCTGTTACAATACTGCTTAAGGACATAGAAGGTTTATCAGGTTTATCGATTACTTGTTCTGGAATAAATGGAACATGGATAAATCCAAACTGTAGATCAGGATATTTTGTAGCTTGTAAATATCCAAGTTGATAAAGAATATGATTACATACAAAGGTACCTGCGGTGTTGGATAAAGCAGCTGGAATACCAGCATCTTTAATTGCCTGAGTCATTTTTTTGACAGGCAGGTTAGAAAAATACGCAGGTGCACCATCTTGTTGAATAGGTATATCAATCGGCTGGTTATTTTCATTATCAGGAATACGGGCATCATTAATATTAATGCCGACACGCTCAGGTGTCAGGTTAAAACGACCCCCAGCTTGTCCAATTGCAATAACTGCATCAAAATATTCTTGTTCTAATTTATCAGCTATTTTATCAGAAGATTTATGAAAAACTGTAGGTATTTCTAATTTTGTGATTTGATGGTTTTTAATATGTTCTGGTAATAATTTTATAGCTTCTAAAGCAGGATTTTTTTTCTCTCCGCCAAACGGATCAAAAGCTATAATTAAAATTTTCATTAATTTCACCTTCGTTCAATTGATTGTATTCATATATTTAATATTGGGTCGGTTTGAAAGAACAGCCTTCTAAATGGGCATCATACAAACCGGCAGCTTCTAAAAATGAGAACATCGTTACAGGTCCCATAAATTTAAATCCATATTTTTTTAAATCCTTAGACATTTGTTTAGCACGCTCATCTACAGTGATACGATCAGCTGTTGTTTTATATTTTAAATCAATAGGCTGGTGATTAACATAAGACCATAAAAACTCGCTGAAACTACCATGTGTTTTTTCGATTTCAAGAAAGCCTTTAGCTTGACTCACAATGGCTTCTAATTTCTTTCGATAATGGACAATCCCCGGAAATTCCATGAGTTTATCGATATCTTCATCTGTCATAGAGGCAATTTTTTCAGGATCAAAATGGTAAAAAGCTTCACGATAAGCAGGGCGCTTTTTTAAAATAGTGAGCCAAGAAAGTCCTGCATGTTGAGACTCTAAAGCCATTAATTCAAAAAGTTTTCTGCTGTCATGAAGCGGTTGTCCCCATTCTTTATCATGATATTCTTTATAGATTGGATCCGTTGTTCCAAAAGCGCATTCTGTCATATTTTTTTGTCACCTCATTGACTTATTTTGTAGTTCTATTATACTATAAATAAGTAAGTGAATAATAGAAATCGGGAAGAGTATGCAGTCTTTTATTTGATAGAGAGTACATGGTTGGTGAAAATGTATAATAAAACTGCTGAAGGTAGCCCGCTAGGATCTTTATTTGAAACAAAGTAGGATAAAGCGTAAATTGAGCGTTAATCAATATAAGTGCTTCATAGCAGATGCTATGTTGAATTTAGGTGGTACCACGGAACATCCGTCCTATATTTAGGAACGGGTGTTTTTATTTTTAAGGAGGAAGCTCTATGGAAATGAAACCGAAATATAATCCGACTGAAGTAGAAGCCGGACGTTATCAAGAATGGGTTGAAAAAGGTTATTTCAGACCAAGTGGTGACAAATCAAAAGAAACATATACAATTGTTATTCCACCCCCAAATGTAACTGGTAAATTACATTTAGGACACGCATGGGATACAACTTTACAAGATATTCTAACTAGAATGAAACGTATGCAAGGATACGACACGTTATACCTACCAGGTATGGATCATGCTGGTATTGCTACTCAAGCTAAAGTAGAAGCAAAATTAAATGAACAAGGTATCTCAAGACATGATATTGGACGCGAAAAATTCCTTGAAGAAGTTTGGAGTTGGAAAGATGAGTATGCATCTTTCATTCGTCAACAATGGGCAAAATTAGGATTAGGCCTGGATTATGATAGAGAACGTTTTACATTAGATGAAGGTTTGAGTAAAGCAGTCAGAAAAGTATTCGTGGATATGTATAATAAAGGTCTGATATACCGTGGTGAACGTATAATCAACTGGGACCCTGAAGCACGTACTGCTTTATCAGATATTGAAGTCGTTCATGAAGATGTGGAAGGTAAATTCTATCATTTTAAATATCCGTATGCAGATGGAGAAGGTTATATAGAAATTGCGACTACACGTCCAGAAACTATGTTAGGTGATACAGCTATTGTCGTTAATCCTAATGACGAACGTTATAAAGATGTTATCGGTAAAAAGGTTATCTTACCAATTGTAAACCGTGAATTACCTATTCTTGCAGATGAATATGTAGATGTTGAATTTGGTAGTGGTGCAATGAAAGTAACACCAGCACATGACCCGAATGACTTTGAAATCGGTCAAAGACATAATTTGGAATCAATTATTGTGATGGATGAAGAAGGTAAGATGAACGATAAGGCTGGCAAATACGAAGGTATGGATCGTTTCGAATGCCGTACACAATTAGTGGAAGATTTAAAAGACCAGGATTTAGTCATTAAAATTGAAAATCATGTGCATGCAGTTGGTCACTCTGAGAGAA from Staphylococcus condimenti carries:
- a CDS encoding AbrB family transcriptional regulator gives rise to the protein MNKKWLNNMIVLLLAVVISLIFSALHIMLPFMFGPIIASIICIRVFKLDIQWPFWISQLGLILLGVQIGSTFTKTVVNDIAQNWFSIILVTVLLLVLAILIAYFFKKIARVNTETALLSVIPGALSQMLIMAEEDKRANILVVSLTQTSRIIFVVILIPMLSYFMSSGSSTGGAAKAVKLKPLSEALSIWQIVFLIVAVAVVYILMDKINFPTKQLLAPIVVLIAWNMITNATFTLDNYLIAGAQVAYMIRIGIQISKLLSDLKGRVAIAIAFQNIMLILCAFVMVYFVHLFNHMSLNDLFLGAAPGGMSQIVLVALETHADVAIISSFHIFRIFFILFLIAPAIKYFLNYTERSSKK
- the ccsA gene encoding cytochrome c biogenesis protein translates to MQDIFFVRFHEVTLLIYLLSISCYFYDFFKKNHKIRMLGFYTLGIVWLFQTISLSLYVNSVQSVPLGSVFDVFYFLNWLILSISIVISVVKQLDFSIFLFNAIGFVVMTIHTFRPNETFIQHAEFNVNHELLIIHVSLAIISYALFSLAFVNGALYVLQYRNLKQKHFDQKYFRIGSVYNLEKMMFYSTLIGLIILIIGVILGAQWGFQTIGLAILLDPKVISSIILMICYAVYIILRTKKWVSPLNQVLFNMLIYMFSMFNLIFISHFPNFFG
- the hemB gene encoding porphobilinogen synthase, whose translation is MSFDRHRRLRANKTIRSLVRENHVRKEDLIYPIFVVERDDVKEEIPSMPGIYQISLNRLDEELKEAYDLGIRAVIFFGVPNEKDSVGTGAYAHEGIVQQATRKSKKLYPDMLVIADTCLCEYTDHGHCGLIDEHTHDVDNDKSLPLLVKTAVSQVEAGADIIAPSNMMDGFVTEIRKGLDEAGYYNIPIMSYGIKYASSFYGPFRDAAESTPSFGDRKTYQMDPSNRREALLELESDLHEGADMMIVKPSLSFLDIIRDVRERTNVPVIAYNVSGEYSMTKAAALQGWIDEEQIVMEQMTSMKRAGADMIITYFSKDICRYLDKKED
- a CDS encoding uroporphyrinogen-III synthase: MQAPVIMTQSSNLKSDYEDIIHLPFIKIRTLSFDEELLNYHYDWIIFSSKNAVKYFSDYFQQLKVDHVAAIGKKTKDYCNQVGISVDFFPENFSQEGFIKEFEVNKGNRIIIPSSAAARPYLQTKLQEKNAEVTKIDLYKPEAYNENIEQAISLLKRNLASGIAFASSSAADYFFKEAKNLNLDSNYNYYAIGKPTFEKIAEYGYTAKIAEEQTIDGLLNIIKESRNRK
- a CDS encoding DNA-3-methyladenine glycosylase I, producing MTECAFGTTDPIYKEYHDKEWGQPLHDSRKLFELMALESQHAGLSWLTILKKRPAYREAFYHFDPEKIASMTDEDIDKLMEFPGIVHYRKKLEAIVSQAKGFLEIEKTHGSFSEFLWSYVNHQPIDLKYKTTADRITVDERAKQMSKDLKKYGFKFMGPVTMFSFLEAAGLYDAHLEGCSFKPTQY
- the pcp gene encoding pyroglutamyl-peptidase I, whose protein sequence is MKILIIAFDPFGGEKKNPALEAIKLLPEHIKNHQITKLEIPTVFHKSSDKIADKLEQEYFDAVIAIGQAGGRFNLTPERVGININDARIPDNENNQPIDIPIQQDGAPAYFSNLPVKKMTQAIKDAGIPAALSNTAGTFVCNHILYQLGYLQATKYPDLQFGFIHVPFIPEQVIDKPDKPSMSLSSIVTGLEAAIGVISEDNQDIKKALGEIH
- the hemL gene encoding glutamate-1-semialdehyde 2,1-aminomutase, producing the protein MGYEKSIEAYEKAEQLMPGGVNSPVRAFKSVDMPAIFMDHGKGSKIYDIDGNEYIDYVLSWGPLILGHENPQVIENLHKAVDKGTSFGASTLEEIKLAELVIDRVPSIEKVRMVSSGTEATQDTIRLARGYTGRDKIVKFEGCYHGHSDSLLIKAGSGVATLGLPDSPGVPEGTAKSTITVPYNDLDAIRKAFELYGDDIAGVIVEPVAGNMGVVPPVEGFLQGLRDITNEYGSLLIFDEVMTGFRVGYNCAQGYFDVIPDLTCLGKVIGGGLPVGAFGGKKEIMDKIAPVGTIYQAGTLSGNPLAMTSGYETLSQLTPESYEYFNELGDLLEEGLKKVAAKHNVPMTVNRAGSMIGYFLNDGPVTNFEQANKSDLKLFSEMYREMAKEGVFLPPSQFEGTFLSTAHTKEDIERTIEAFDKAFERITNN
- the hemA gene encoding glutamyl-tRNA reductase; protein product: MHIIAISINHRTADVALREKVAFKADAIRESHLDLFETKSILENVILSTCNRTEVYAVADQIHTGRYYIQRFLARKFGLEVDEIKEMSEAFVGDEAVEHIFRVTAGLDSIVLGETQILGQMRDAFFIAQEEGTTGTIFNHLFKQAITFAKRAHHETDIADNAVSVSYAAVELAKKVFGNLKSKHAVIVGAGEMSELSLLNLLGAGIDNITVVNRTKERAQQLAEKHQTQYADLSNLNELLVNADIVISSTSAQNYVITQEMMNNVLDQRRHEPMVLIDIAVPRDIDPAIESDMNVFSYDIDDLKGLVDANLRERQAAADQIAEQIPAEINEHNDWVNMLGVVPVIRALREKAMHIQQDTMDSIDRKLPDLSERERKVISKHTKSIINQMLKDPIKQAKELSNDKNSSEKLELFQNIFDIEAESEYKKSLAKKERKLSARHILGFE
- the hemC gene encoding hydroxymethylbilane synthase, which gives rise to MRKLVVGSRRSKLALTQSRQFIERLKKVEPDLDIEIKEIVTKGDRIVDKQLSKVGGKGLFVKEIQQELFDHEIDMAIHSLKDVPSELPDGLTLGCIPDREIPFDAFISKNHVQLADLPDGSIVGTSSLRRGAQILAKYPNLEIKWIRGNIDTRLSKLETEDYDAIILAAAGLRRMGWSDDIVTEYLDPELLVPAIGQGALGIECRSDDTELLDLLSKVHNQQVAECVTAERTFLKEMNGSCQVPIGGYATVDDNGRLTFTGLIMSPDGKERFEQTVTGNDPVELGKEVSDILKEQGAKEIIDALNEES